AGCGGACTCTACTATAAAGTGCTGTGCTTCAAGAAAGCTTTGCACAGTATTTCTTAATTCCGCCTCATCTTCAACAAGTAAAATTTTCATAGTAAGTATTATTCTGACTTTCTGATCAAATATATAAAATTATAACCTCCTGTTCCCGGGAGGCTATAATTTATCAAGATTAAAAATTATTTGTGATAGAACTACCATCCACATGAAAACTAAGCGTTTGCCCATTCAGCACATGGATTTTGTATTTATTCTTTATATCTTTTACCGATTCAATGATCATACATGGATGGTATATAGTAAGAAAAGTAAGTATATTTCTTCGGCTTTCTTTGTTGATTATATTCCAATTTACCATAACATAAAAATTTAATATAGTATTAGTCATCAATCTTACTAAAATTCCCATTTTTGTCGAATTTCAGGTCAACGCCATTGGATAGTTCAGCTTTATAAGACCATCTTTCTTTTTCAATTTTTATAATCGAAGTGTTTGGAAAGCTTTTAACCACATAATTTCTTATACCTGCAGGAATAAAGCCATACGGGAGCTTCTGATGCTTACCATCCACTTCCTTCCAGTTTCCCTGGCTGTCAAACTCTATTTTCACACCGTTGGAAAGGTATACTTTGTATTCGTCTACTCCATATATTTCACGGTCCTCTATAACGGAACCTACTGCAATACCTTTAAAATTTCCTGCCAGAAACTTCTTTGCAGTAACAGGTAATTGATTGGGACTGATTGCTCTATCCTGTGCAAATATGAAACCTGCTGATAAAACTAAGATAAAGGTTAGTAAGCTGGTGATTTTCTTTAAACTTTTCATAATATAAAATTTTATTCATTTATTATGAAGCAAAATTCTATATTAATTTAGGAAAGAATTAGGAAAAATGTAAGCAGCAAATTTTAAAGATATTCTTTGATTTGAAGAAGATGCTTAATGGTCTTTACATTTTCTTCTGTCCGGTTTTCGTTCAGGACATCAAAGAAAATAACATCCATTCCAAAATTCATGGCTCCTACCGCATCTGCAATCCAATCATCCCCTATCAAGATACTTTCTTCCTTATTCGCGTGTGCACGACCTAAAGAATACTCAAAAATTTCAGGATTAGGTTTCCTCACCCCCACTGCATCAGCACTGGTGATCGTATTAAAATAATGATCAATCCCTGAAAGTATACATTTTCTTTCCGTGACTTCCTTAAAGCCATTGGAAATAATGTGCATTGTATATTCTTTTGATTTTAGATAATCAAGAACATACAAAGCTCCCTCTACCAGTTCATTGTGATTAAGAATTTTATCCAGAAAGTGTTCTTCAAAATAATCTGACAACTGCTCATCTTCAACTCCAAAATGTTTAAAAGTATTAAGAAAACGGTGTTTTCTTAAATATTCTTTACCTATTATGCCGTCTCTGATTTTTTCCCATAAGCTCTCATTGATTTCATGATACACTTCATGAAATTCCTCGAAATCTATATTGTATTTGAGTGTTATTTCCTGCTTTTCGAAAAGATCCCTGATGGTAAGGTAAGCGTTCTTGCGATGATCCCAAAGCGTATTGTCCAGGTCAAAAAAAATGTGCTGAATTTTCATACAGCACAAAATTAATACTTTAATTTTTAGAGATCGAATAATTTTTATCTTTGATTTTTACTATTCCAAGATTTTTTGAAAAGTTGAGTAGAAAATCAACAGTTTGTTTTTTTGGTTTCAAAGTTTTCACTTTTAAGGAATCATTTTTTTTCATAGGCGAAACATGTTTATCCTTAAAACGGGAATTTTTTATAATTATTATCTGGTAAGGATAATATTATTCTCTTCCATGATTTTTCTCAGGTTGATCAGCGCATACCTTACACGTCCCAATGTAGTGTTAATGCTCATTTCCGTGTGATCTGCAATCTCTTTAAAGCTCAACCCATCAAAAAATCTTAACTTAATAACCTCTTGCTGATTCTGAGGCAGGTATTGCAGCATTCGCAATAAATCTTCCTGAATCTGATTAGTCACTAATTGATCTTCAATATTTTCTGAAGGCTCTCTGATTAAATCGAAAATAGAATATTCGTCAGTTTCAAAAGTTGTTTCCGAAACCTTGATATTTTTCGATTTCAATCTGAAATGGTCAATAATAAGATTATAGGCAATTCTTTTAGCCCAAAGAATAAATTTTCCTTCTTCGTTATAACGTCCTTCTTTCAACATCACGATGATTTTCATGAATGTATCCTGGAAAACATCATTAGCTAGGTCTTCATCATTAATTTTGTAAAAAATGAATGTAAACAATTCTCTCTGATGACGATGAATAAGAGTTGATAAAGCTCCTTCGTCTCCTTTTTGGTAAAGGGAAATTAATACGCAATCCGATTTTGATTTCATGACTTTCTTCTCAATATAATATATATTTGCCGACAGTTTTTCTTCCAGATATTTTATCTGGTTTTAGCTGTAAATACAAAACAGTTTTTCAGAGTAAAGTCCAATCAATAAGCAGTTCGTTTATTTATGGATGTAAATATAATAAAATTTTAATAACTGTTAACCTATTATTAATATTTAGAAAAAATTTTTAAAAAAAATCACTTAAACATATCATGAATGAAGACAGTTGGGATATTTAATGTAAAATTTACATTCACTCCTTTTAGCTGTTTTCCGTTCAATTCAGCGTCTCCAAAGGGAAAAGCATACCCTGCAGTCAAATCCAGCAGCCCGAATAAAGTAACCCCTACTTTGGGTGCAATATATTTATTGGTCCCTTCAACTCCTGCTAAAAAATAATAAGAGTGATAAAAATCTACATTTTTTTCAAAATTAAGCAAGACATCTGCCTGAATTTTGGGCATGATGGCAAATTTAGAATTAGTGGAACCCATTAATGCGGAAGCTCCTAATCTGTAAATAACATCGTCATTCTTAAGGAAAAGTAATTTTCCACCCAATTCTCCGAAGCTTTGGTTTTGATATGTATATCCAACACTAATCATTTTGTGCATGGTATATTGTGCACTTGCGTAGGTGGATAAAAAAAATACGGATACAACCGTTATTACCCATCGGAAATTCATCATCTTTTTATTTATTTAAGGTGTAAAATTAAAAAAAAACTGCCTTATCTTGTTAAAGATAAAGCAGTATAAATATCTCAAAGAAAAAATTAAATACCAAATGCTGTTTTAATCTCTTCTACTTTGTCTAATTTCTCCCAGGTGAAGAATTCCAGGTCTTTAAGCGTAAGCTCATTTTTATGACCTTTATTAAACGTTTTATCAGCAATGTAGTGTTCTTTACCCATATGCCCGTAAGAAGCTGTTTCCTGATAAATAGGGTTTCTTAATTTCAGATTTTCTTCAATTGCGTAAGGTCTCAGATCGAAAATTGCAGAAACTTTCTTCGCAATTTCCCCATCATGAAGATCTACTTTTGAAGTCCCATATGTGTTGATATACAGACCACAAGGCTCAGCAACACCAATTGCATAAGAAACCTGCACCAATACTTCATCTGCAACACCTGCAGCTACAAGGTTTTTAGCAATATGCCTTGTTGCGTAAGCAGCACTTCTGTCTACTTTTGAAGGGTCTTTTCCGGAAAATGCCCCACCTCCGTGAGCTCCTTTTCCACCGTATGTATCCACAATGATCTTTCTACCTGTAAGACCGGTATCACCATGAGGACCACCGATTACAAATTTCCCGGTAGGATTGATGTGATATTTGATCTGATCGTTGAATAAAGCTTTGATTTCCTCCGGCTGTTGAGCCACTACTCTTGGGATCAGGATATTTTTGATATCCTCACGGATCTTGTTCAACATTTCTTCTTCGGATCCAAAGTCATCATGTTGAGTAGATACTACGATAGAATCAATTCTTACCGGTTTATGATCGTCAGAATATTCAATAGTAACCTGGCTTTTCGCATCAGGACGTAAATAAGTAATTTCTTTATTTTCTCTTCTTACTGCAGAAAGCTCTTTTAGAATAGTATGTGCAAGGTCAAGTGCCAAAGGCATATAATTAGCGGTCTCATTAGTAGCATAACCAAACATCATTCCCTGGTCTCCTGCACCTTGTGCATTAGCCTTGCTTTCAAAAGTCCCATCTGCTACTTTTCTATCAACCCCCTGATTGATATCCGGTGATTGCTCATGGATCGCAGAGATTACCCCGCAAGAGTCTCCATTGAACATATACTCTCCTTTTGTATAACCTATTCCATTGATTACCTCTCTGGCAATGGTCTGAACATCAAGATAAGCATCCGACTTAACCTCTCCTGCCAATACTACCTGTCCGGTAGTAACAAGTGTTTCACACGCTACTTTTGAGGATTTATCGTATGCTAGAAAATGATCAATCAAAGCGTCAGAAATCTGATCCGCAATTTTATCAGGATGCCCTTCTGAAA
The sequence above is drawn from the Chryseobacterium daecheongense genome and encodes:
- a CDS encoding PepSY-like domain-containing protein — protein: MKSLKKITSLLTFILVLSAGFIFAQDRAISPNQLPVTAKKFLAGNFKGIAVGSVIEDREIYGVDEYKVYLSNGVKIEFDSQGNWKEVDGKHQKLPYGFIPAGIRNYVVKSFPNTSIIKIEKERWSYKAELSNGVDLKFDKNGNFSKIDD
- a CDS encoding YjjG family noncanonical pyrimidine nucleotidase; protein product: MKIQHIFFDLDNTLWDHRKNAYLTIRDLFEKQEITLKYNIDFEEFHEVYHEINESLWEKIRDGIIGKEYLRKHRFLNTFKHFGVEDEQLSDYFEEHFLDKILNHNELVEGALYVLDYLKSKEYTMHIISNGFKEVTERKCILSGIDHYFNTITSADAVGVRKPNPEIFEYSLGRAHANKEESILIGDDWIADAVGAMNFGMDVIFFDVLNENRTEENVKTIKHLLQIKEYL
- a CDS encoding sigma-70 family RNA polymerase sigma factor yields the protein MKSKSDCVLISLYQKGDEGALSTLIHRHQRELFTFIFYKINDEDLANDVFQDTFMKIIVMLKEGRYNEEGKFILWAKRIAYNLIIDHFRLKSKNIKVSETTFETDEYSIFDLIREPSENIEDQLVTNQIQEDLLRMLQYLPQNQQEVIKLRFFDGLSFKEIADHTEMSINTTLGRVRYALINLRKIMEENNIILTR
- the metK gene encoding methionine adenosyltransferase — encoded protein: MSYLFTSESVSEGHPDKIADQISDALIDHFLAYDKSSKVACETLVTTGQVVLAGEVKSDAYLDVQTIAREVINGIGYTKGEYMFNGDSCGVISAIHEQSPDINQGVDRKVADGTFESKANAQGAGDQGMMFGYATNETANYMPLALDLAHTILKELSAVRRENKEITYLRPDAKSQVTIEYSDDHKPVRIDSIVVSTQHDDFGSEEEMLNKIREDIKNILIPRVVAQQPEEIKALFNDQIKYHINPTGKFVIGGPHGDTGLTGRKIIVDTYGGKGAHGGGAFSGKDPSKVDRSAAYATRHIAKNLVAAGVADEVLVQVSYAIGVAEPCGLYINTYGTSKVDLHDGEIAKKVSAIFDLRPYAIEENLKLRNPIYQETASYGHMGKEHYIADKTFNKGHKNELTLKDLEFFTWEKLDKVEEIKTAFGI